The genomic segment AAAAATCCTGAATTTCCAAGTAGATCCATCATGTTTCTATTTCCTTTATTCTCTTGGTGAAGAAAATGATAAACATATTTGCCAATCATATCACATTCAATATTCAACTGATCTCCAACCCTCTTTTGGTCCAAGGTAGTAGTTCCACTTGTATGTGGAATAATACCTACTTCAAAAGAACCAGTATTAAGTTTTGCTAATGTTAAGCTGGTTCCATCTAAGGTCACAGAACCTTTTTGAATCATATACTTTAATAACTCTTTATCCACTTCTATGGCCACTCGCTTGGCATTCCCTTCGTTTCTTATACCTATGATTTTACCCATGCCATCAATATGCCCCGAAACCAAGTGACCGCCCAGTGGAGTACTGAGTCTTAATGCCTTTTCTAAATTCACAATATTACCAATTTTCTGTTCTTTCAAGTTAGTCATCTTATAGGTTTCTGGCATGATATCTGCTACGAAATAATCACTTCCCTTTTCTGTGACGGTTAAACAAACACCATTAGTAGCAATACTGTCCCCTAGCTTCAAATCTTGAAGCACAATATCAGCCTTCACTTTGATAACAGCATGATCACCTTTTAGATGGTTGGCTAATACAACGCCTGTCTCTTCAATGATTCCAGTAAACATATCTATCTCCTCACCTTGCCTTTAATCATAATATCCTGCCCCAAAACTTTTACTTCCATATCTCGTAATGCAGGAACTTCTGCTAATCTTGCAAATCCTTTACCTTCAACCGCAGTTAAAGCATTCTTACCTCCAATCAACTTTGGTGCTAGAAGTACTACTACTTCATCAACAATATCTGCTTTTAAAGCACTTTCGTGGATGGTACCACCACCTTCTATGAGTATGCTATTGATCCCTCTTTGACCAACTTCATGCATTAATACTTTCATATCTACATGCTGATCAACTTCAGGTAAGCGTATCACTTCTATACCCATGGCTTCATAAGCTTTTTGCTTATCTTTATCCATCTTATCCGTTGTGGCAATAATAGTCGTCATCTCTTTTGCAGTTTGGACTATTTGGCTATCCAAAGGTGTTTTACCTGTTGAATCAACAATAATTCGAATAGGATGACTCAAACGCTCTTTTTCTATTCTTACATTCAACATAGGATCGTCTTTAATGACTGTATTAACACCAACTAAAATACCAGCGACTTGTTGCCTTAGTTGATGTCCTGCCTTTCTAGCTTCTTCACCAGTAATCCATTTGGATTCACCAGTAGCTGTGGCTATTTTACCATCCAGCGAGGCTGCATATTTCATAATAACGTAAGGCTTTTTATCTTGGATATGTTTCAGAAAAAAGCGATTCTGCTCAGCAATTGCTTGTTCTAAGCAACCAACCTCAACCTGGATTCCTGCTTCTCTCAACCGCTGTATCCCTTTACCAGTCACTAACTCATTGGGATCTAGCATACCTACCACCACTTTGCTAATACCTGATGCAATAATGGCTTCTGTACAGGGTGGTGTTTTTCCAAAGTGGTTGCAAGGTTCTAAGGTGACAAACATGGTTGCTCCTTTAGTATTTTCAGTTGCCTGATTAATCGCATTGACTTCAGCATGGGGGCCACCATAATAAGCATGATAACCTTCACCGATTATTTTTTTATCTTTTAGGATTATTGCACCAACTAGCGGATTAGGGTTAACAAAACCTTCACCTTTTTGCGCTATAGTGATAGCTCTTTTCATCCATTCTGTATTCAAATATCTCACCTCACGGCTAATGTATTCTACATAATAACTCTTATCAGGGAAAATTTATGAGAAAAAAGATATGAATTAGACACTAAAAAACCTGAAGATCGTTAACAATCTTCAGGGTATGTACATAAAAAAATATCCAGACAGTCATCAATTCATGTTACTTTGACATGTTGATGGACCATCTCAATTACCTTCTTTCATCCAGACTTTACTGTCGGTCTTGGAGTTTCACCAAGTCTGCTACATAGTAGCTCGCGGACTATAACCGCCGGTCGGGAATTTCACCCTGCCCTGAAGGAATTACTATTCAATTGAGTTTATTATAAAATAAAGTATCCATAAATGTCAAGTAATTTTTCTTTCAGCCTCTATTTGCACTGATTCATAGAGTGAAAAAGAATGGGATGTTGATGTTTTAGAAGTTATGTTTTTATTAAGAGTGTCATAAAATGTAAAGAGATTCCATCCATTGTAAAGGAGTATGAACCAATGTATTCAAATTCATTTTATCGATACCCAGTTAGACAAAATCAAAATAATAATAGATACATTACTGTTGATGGTTTCTATATTCAACAGCTTATACCTGATACTTTTTTAGTCAAAGTAAGTTTAAGCTCTTATGCTGATACAACCTTTGAAGCAGTTACTAATAATAATAATCTCTATGACCAAACTGCGAAAGGCATTAAGGAATTCGGTATTAAGGAAGAAGATATTATTCTGGATAATACTTCAGTTACACCGATTTTTGAAGATGGCACGAATATCACTTCTTATAAAGCTACAACCACCTTTACCATTAGGGTCTATAATTTTCAAACTGTACTAGAAGCCTTAAGTTCACCTGGAGATCTTAATTTTGAAGGAATAACTTTTACCCTTACCAATCCTGAAGAACATTACCAACAGGTGCTTAACCGAGCTACAGAAAATGGTATTAGAAAGGCAAAAGAAATAGCAGATGCAATTGGTGTATCCATCGATCCTATTCCATTATCCATTAAAGAAATAACTGATCTGGATCAGTTAATAGAAAGAGTGACCAGTTCAATACCTGGTGAAATAAGTACCTTAAAAGAGGGTTTTGTCTATATTGAAGCTAAAGTCCAAGAGGTATTTAAAATACATACCCCTATGTAAACTATTCATTAATTCATTCATAAAAGTGTTACCTTGCCATGCCCTCTCACATAAAATGTAATGAGGATTCATCCAGTGATAAGGAGGGTGTAGATGTACCCATTATTATTTTATCGTCGAGGAAGCTATTCAAGTAACCCCTATCAGAGAGAAATTATTGTTGATGGATACTATGCTATGCGTAAAACACCCGATTCCATAGTTATCACAACTAGCTTCTCCACTTTTGGTAATACCGCCTTAGAGGCTGAGGCAGCTAACCAAGATAAATTGAATATGATAAAAGAAGAACTGAAAGATACCGGTATAAAAGACGAAGATATATATATCATTGGTAATACGGTTACGCCTATTTATAAAGGGGATACGATTACATCTTTTAAAGCCACAACAGACTTTAATATCCAAGTATACTCCTTTAATACTCTATTAGAGTATGTTAACAACGCATATGCAAATGATCTTAACATCGAAGAAATCAATTTTACACTTGATGACCCACAAACCTATTATTACGATGCCTTACAAAAGGCAGTTGAAGACGGGGTTATAAAAGCAGAAGATATCGCTAAAACTCTTGGGGTATCCATTGATCCTACTCCACTTATGGTAATTGAAGTTAGTAATATAAAAGATTTTTATGAAGGTATTACTATCCGAACACCAGGTGAGATTGATATCTTAAAATATGGTTTTATATTTGTTGAAGCTCAAGTACGAGAAACTTTCGTAATTCTTACAACCCCTGTACAACATGAATAAATCCCGACAAAAAGACCCTTTAGATATCTAAAGGGCTTATCATTCATGTTATCCTTTTGTAGAACCAAGCATTATACCAGAGATAAAGTATTTCTGAAGGAAAGGATAGAGTATGAGTAATGGCATAATAGAGAATACTACACCTGCCATCTGAACATTATTGGTAATAAAACTAACTGGCGAAGCACCATCAGAGTCAATGACTAATCCCATCAAAGCAAGTTGCAAGGTATACTTATCTGGATCTTGTATAAATAAGAGGGCTTCCATATAATGATTCCAACGGTTTACAAAGTCAAATAAAATCATGGTTGCCAGTCCCGCCTTAGCTAGCGGTAAGTATATTTTCATAAGCATTTGCATTTCATTAGCCCCTTCAATATAAGCTGCTTCTCCTAGAGATGGAGGGACGCCTTCAAAGAAGTTCTTCAGTAATAAAATGGTATAGGCATTAACCATGTTGGTTAATATAATAGCCCACAATGTATTGATTAGATTTAATTCCTTATACAAGAGATACATGGGGATCATGATATTTTGCAATGGTACCATTAATGTGATCATGACAAATACCATGAATATTTTCTTTCCTGGAAATTGATGACGTGCTACCACATAGGCTGTCAAAGAGCAAATTGAAATATGTAGCGAAACACCTACTACAGTAACAAACACATTGTTTATAAAAGGTCTAAGTATTTTAATCTCACTGAACAATGTTATAAAACCGGATATTGAAATTGGATTTGGAAATAAGATAATACCAGGTTCCATTGAATTATAGTCTGTTGAAAAGGCTAATGCAAAGGTGTTAACCAACGGAAGGATCATTGTTGATACCAACAGAATCATAATAATGATATTAATGATGTTAAATATTGTTCTACTTTTTGTTTTATACTCTCTCATGATTATTCCCCCTAAGCTTCCTTATTTCTATTAACGATTAGTTGTTGAATAATCGTGAAAATGGCTATTAGAAGGAGCATAAAAAATGCTACTGCAGAAGCATAGTCAAATTTAAGTTTTTGTATACCCATGCGATAAGTATAGGTCATTGCCACATCAACTTTATCGATGATCATTGGGTTTTCTAGTATATGCGATTGGCTAAACTGTCTTAAATTCGATATAAGATTAAGGACAAATACCACCTTTATTGTACTCATTAAACTTGGTAAGGTTATATATATAATTTGCTTCAAGCGACCTGCTCCATCAATATATGCAGCTTCAAATAAATTAGGATCTATATTCGTTAGTGCAGCTAACATAATGATACAACCATAACCAACAGTTTTCCAAATATTTAGAAAAATGAATAGAGGTTGTGCAATGTCTTCATTAACAAAGAAGTGTATGGGTTCTCCACCAAACATTCTAATCACTTCATTAATAAGACCAGTATCTGGGGCCATTAAGCTGATCCATATACCTCCTACAGCTACCCATGAAAATAGATTAGGTGTATAGATAATAGTCTGTGTTATTCTTTTGAAGCCTTTATTGGTAAGCTCATTAAGCAATATGGCAATAAGGATTTGTGCACTTAAACCAATGAATAAATTTCCACCCGCTAGAATAAGAGTGTTCCTAAAGGCTCGCCAAAAGTTCATATCCACAAGGATGGCTTTGTAGTGCTTAAAGCCTACAAAATCGTATTCTCCAAAAATATTATAATTGGACAAGCTGATGGAAAACCCTCTAAAGATGGGTACATAGTAAAAAATAATAATATAGATTATTGCTGGTAGTAAAAGTAAGTAAACCTGCTTTTTCTTCCATATTTCTTTTGAAAGCCTGGTATTACTTAATGTAGTTGGTGATGCAGTTAAGTTGCTTCGCATACTGACCTCCCTTTCTATAATAGAGGCTGGATATACCAGCCTCCTTTATCTATAATTTCATTTATTAATCAATCATATCTCCTGCTCTCAACTCTTCTTGCATTGCTTTAACAGCTTCCTCACCTGTTATAGCTCCCATGATCGCTTTGATGGCATACTTCTCTACTACCTCTTTAGCATCAGATGATGATTCAAGAATAGTCTCAGGTACGGCATATTTCATAATAATTTCTTGTGATTGTCTAAAGTTTTCTCCTTCTTTAACAGGATTCACCCATTGACCACTCTTAGGTATTGTTGCACCATGATTCATAGCATGTGCCTCACCAATTTCTGTAAGGACAACTTGCCCATCTTTCATTTCGTAGTCATGACCTTCAATACCAACACAGTTGAGCATACTACCTTCTGGTGTATGGAAGAATTCCATAGCTTTAAAAGCAAAATCTTTGTTCTCTGATTGTGAATGCAGATACCAGTTTCCATCAAGACCAGCAATTAAAATACCATTGCCATTCTCATCTAATGCTGGTGCCATACCTCTTACTTCAAAGTCTGTATCAGGATTAGTTGCTTTGGCTCTTTCATTAAATAAGCCAGCCCAGAAATCCCAATAAGTAAAAGTTGCACATTTATCTGTAAAGATTAATTCACGACAATCCGAACTTCCGTTTGTAGCAAAGTTAGGATCTAATAAGCCATCAGTATATAACTTGTTTAACCAATCATAGACTTCTGCTGCTTCGTCAGATGCCCATGGGAAAGTTCTTTTTCCATCAACAATCTTATATTGACCTACTAAGCCTTTAGCACTCATATAAGGTTGAATATCATACATTTGTTTCATCGTAACACCATAAGTATCATCAACACCATTACCATCAGGATCATTATAAGTCATAGCATAATAGAAATCATAATACTCATCTAACGTAGTAGGAACTTCTAAACCAAGTTTTTCTACCCAGTCCCAACGAACTAATGGTAAACGTCCACCTTCATATTTACTAAAGACACCAAATATTTCGCCATCTTTTTTAATTCTTTCCCACTCACTTGGTGGTATGATATCTGGGTTACTTAATACTTCTGAATTCTCAACGTATTCTGTAATAGGAGCAAAAACCCCAAGTGGATAGAACTTTTCAAATAAGTCTGTTCCCATGTACATGACGTCATAGACTTCCCCTGCTGCAATAGATGCAGTAATTTTCTCCTCAAACCCTTGACCTTCAAGCTTATCCATTTCTATTTCTACACCTGATAACCTTGAAAATTCTTCTACCCATAACTCATGTTCTTCTGGATCTTTACCACCTGTAATTGCAGTTATCATTTTAACAGGCTCTTTTTGAACCACTTCTTCTTTAGGTGCTTCTTCTTCTTTAGGTGCTTCTTCTTTAGGTGCTTCTTCCTTAGTCTCTTTTGCACTTTGCTCAGTCGTTGTCTCTTCTTTCTTATCAGTTGTCTCAGAAGCGCAACCCATAAGAGATGTCGCTAATAAAATAGTTACTAAAAGTAAAACCCCAATACTCTTTAACTTCATAATCTTCCTCCTGTATTGTATACATTATTTCGCAAGGCCTTGACATATTGTACAAAACCATTAAATCATTTTAGGTGTTTTTTGTAAATAATCACATTATACATTAACTATCATAAATACTTATTCTGAAGATGATTTAGCTTTCTTCCGATACTCACCTGGGGTTATGCCTTCGAACTTTTTAAAGAACCTACTAAGACTCTGATGATTATTATAACCTACCTTTTCAGCAATCTCACGAATGGATAAATCGCTTGTTTCTAGATAGTTTTTTACCTCTTCAATACGTAACATATTAATATAATAGACATAAGTCATGCCAGTATTTTCTTTTACAAT from the Vallitalea okinawensis genome contains:
- the ribE gene encoding riboflavin synthase — its product is MFTGIIEETGVVLANHLKGDHAVIKVKADIVLQDLKLGDSIATNGVCLTVTEKGSDYFVADIMPETYKMTNLKEQKIGNIVNLEKALRLSTPLGGHLVSGHIDGMGKIIGIRNEGNAKRVAIEVDKELLKYMIQKGSVTLDGTSLTLAKLNTGSFEVGIIPHTSGTTTLDQKRVGDQLNIECDMIGKYVYHFLHQENKGNRNMMDLLGNSGFLG
- the ribD gene encoding bifunctional diaminohydroxyphosphoribosylaminopyrimidine deaminase/5-amino-6-(5-phosphoribosylamino)uracil reductase RibD; the protein is MRYLNTEWMKRAITIAQKGEGFVNPNPLVGAIILKDKKIIGEGYHAYYGGPHAEVNAINQATENTKGATMFVTLEPCNHFGKTPPCTEAIIASGISKVVVGMLDPNELVTGKGIQRLREAGIQVEVGCLEQAIAEQNRFFLKHIQDKKPYVIMKYAASLDGKIATATGESKWITGEEARKAGHQLRQQVAGILVGVNTVIKDDPMLNVRIEKERLSHPIRIIVDSTGKTPLDSQIVQTAKEMTTIIATTDKMDKDKQKAYEAMGIEVIRLPEVDQHVDMKVLMHEVGQRGINSILIEGGGTIHESALKADIVDEVVVLLAPKLIGGKNALTAVEGKGFARLAEVPALRDMEVKVLGQDIMIKGKVRR
- a CDS encoding SIMPL domain-containing protein, with the translated sequence MYSNSFYRYPVRQNQNNNRYITVDGFYIQQLIPDTFLVKVSLSSYADTTFEAVTNNNNLYDQTAKGIKEFGIKEEDIILDNTSVTPIFEDGTNITSYKATTTFTIRVYNFQTVLEALSSPGDLNFEGITFTLTNPEEHYQQVLNRATENGIRKAKEIADAIGVSIDPIPLSIKEITDLDQLIERVTSSIPGEISTLKEGFVYIEAKVQEVFKIHTPM
- a CDS encoding SIMPL domain-containing protein → MYPLLFYRRGSYSSNPYQREIIVDGYYAMRKTPDSIVITTSFSTFGNTALEAEAANQDKLNMIKEELKDTGIKDEDIYIIGNTVTPIYKGDTITSFKATTDFNIQVYSFNTLLEYVNNAYANDLNIEEINFTLDDPQTYYYDALQKAVEDGVIKAEDIAKTLGVSIDPTPLMVIEVSNIKDFYEGITIRTPGEIDILKYGFIFVEAQVRETFVILTTPVQHE
- a CDS encoding carbohydrate ABC transporter permease, which gives rise to MREYKTKSRTIFNIINIIIMILLVSTMILPLVNTFALAFSTDYNSMEPGIILFPNPISISGFITLFSEIKILRPFINNVFVTVVGVSLHISICSLTAYVVARHQFPGKKIFMVFVMITLMVPLQNIMIPMYLLYKELNLINTLWAIILTNMVNAYTILLLKNFFEGVPPSLGEAAYIEGANEMQMLMKIYLPLAKAGLATMILFDFVNRWNHYMEALLFIQDPDKYTLQLALMGLVIDSDGASPVSFITNNVQMAGVVFSIMPLLILYPFLQKYFISGIMLGSTKG
- a CDS encoding ABC transporter permease subunit, coding for MRSNLTASPTTLSNTRLSKEIWKKKQVYLLLLPAIIYIIIFYYVPIFRGFSISLSNYNIFGEYDFVGFKHYKAILVDMNFWRAFRNTLILAGGNLFIGLSAQILIAILLNELTNKGFKRITQTIIYTPNLFSWVAVGGIWISLMAPDTGLINEVIRMFGGEPIHFFVNEDIAQPLFIFLNIWKTVGYGCIIMLAALTNIDPNLFEAAYIDGAGRLKQIIYITLPSLMSTIKVVFVLNLISNLRQFSQSHILENPMIIDKVDVAMTYTYRMGIQKLKFDYASAVAFFMLLLIAIFTIIQQLIVNRNKEA
- a CDS encoding extracellular solute-binding protein; this translates as MKLKSIGVLLLVTILLATSLMGCASETTDKKEETTTEQSAKETKEEAPKEEAPKEEEAPKEEVVQKEPVKMITAITGGKDPEEHELWVEEFSRLSGVEIEMDKLEGQGFEEKITASIAAGEVYDVMYMGTDLFEKFYPLGVFAPITEYVENSEVLSNPDIIPPSEWERIKKDGEIFGVFSKYEGGRLPLVRWDWVEKLGLEVPTTLDEYYDFYYAMTYNDPDGNGVDDTYGVTMKQMYDIQPYMSAKGLVGQYKIVDGKRTFPWASDEAAEVYDWLNKLYTDGLLDPNFATNGSSDCRELIFTDKCATFTYWDFWAGLFNERAKATNPDTDFEVRGMAPALDENGNGILIAGLDGNWYLHSQSENKDFAFKAMEFFHTPEGSMLNCVGIEGHDYEMKDGQVVLTEIGEAHAMNHGATIPKSGQWVNPVKEGENFRQSQEIIMKYAVPETILESSSDAKEVVEKYAIKAIMGAITGEEAVKAMQEELRAGDMID